Proteins encoded within one genomic window of Pseudorasbora parva isolate DD20220531a chromosome 3, ASM2467924v1, whole genome shotgun sequence:
- the hnrnpul1l gene encoding heterogeneous nuclear ribonucleoprotein U-like protein 1 produces MSGLNVKKLKVNELKEELQRRGLDTRGLKADLADRLQAALEAEAAGDAPSGEQDQDYEAGGDSGEGNDDQEDEIADREKDFGEESKAQFDDGNSTDLYQGGFDDQGNGSNEGNEDSTETPIPAFGTSDYSSDAMPEQMTEQYSYDQDESSEAKQPYREEVAGKHFKKQDEMKQEDEETPSQAEPQVEQKSDEPASRQIPEGDSGQRNQQEESESFEVKPEYKPDEDAPQQAEQAGGDWDAQAKSEDDRNSSYSRKRSYDDSRGYGYYEHREERRGRSPQPPAEEEEEDIDDKLVVIDTYNCDLHFKVARDRYSGYPLTIEGFAFLWSGARATYGVTKGRVCFEMKINEEISVKHLPSSEPDPHVVRIGWSLDTCNTQLGEEPFSYGYGGTGKKSSNCKFEDYGEKFSENDIIGCYIDFESGDEVEMAFSKNGKSLGPCFHVSREDLAGRALFPHVLVKNCAIEFNFGQREEPFFPKPEGFTFIQDLNLDDRVRGTLGPANKTDCEILMMVGLPGSGKTTWALKYAAENPDKKYNILGTNAIMDKMKVMGLRRQRNYAGRWDVLIQQATQCLNRLIQIAARKKRNYILDQTNVYGSAQRRKMRPFEGFQRKAIVICPTDEDLKERTLKRTDEEGKDVPDHAVLEMKANYVLPEAGEFLDEVRFVELQREEADALIKTYNEEGRKAGPPPEKRFDNRQGGFRGRSNFQRYDNRSGPQGSRGGYQNRGGSGSGGFRGGGYNRGGYNQNRWGSNYRDGGSGGRGGGYNRNQQSGSSYNHNRQGSYNKSSSGASAGYSQSQPQSYNQSYTQPYNQSNYSQGYNYGNYSQYPAYSQSYSQTPAPTQQTYNQQQQQQQQQQQSYNQQYQQYAQQWQQYYQNQSQWNQYYNQYGNYGNYQQGAQGSQGAQGTQ; encoded by the exons ATGAGTGGGCTTAATGTGAAAAAGCTCAAAGTCAATGAGCTGAAAGAAGAGCTCCAGCGACGAGGCCTGGACACTCGCGGGCTGAAGGCGGACCTGGCGGACCGATTGCAGGCGGCACTGGAGGCCGAGGCGGCGGGCGATGCACCATCGGGCGAGCAGGACCAGGACTATGAGGCTGGCGGGGATTCTGGAGAGGGGAATGACGACCAGGAGGACG AAATtgcagacagagagaaagattTTGGAGAAGAATCCAAGGCACAGTTTGATGATGGCAACAGCACAGACCTCTACCAGGGTGGATTTGACGATCAGGGAAATGGGAGTAACGAAGGCAACGAGGACAGCACCGAGACTCCCATACCTGCTTTTGGAACGAGCGATTATTCATCGGATGCGATGCCGGAACAAATGACAGAGCAGTACTCCTATGACCAGGATGAATCATCAGAGGCCAAGCAGCCGTACCGTGAGGAAGTGGCCGGGAAGCACTTTAAGAAGCAGGATGAGATGAAGCAGGAGGATGAGGAGACTCCTTCACAAGCAGAGCCACAGGTGGAGCAGAAGTCAGATGAGCCAGCATCACGGCAGATCCCAGAGGGAGACTCGGGTCAACGCAACCAGCAGGAAGAGTCTG AGAGTTTTGAGGTGAAGCCTGAGTATAAACCTGACGAGGACGCTCCACAGCAGGCTGAGCAGGCCGGTGGTGACTGGGATGCACAGGCTAAATCAGAGGATGATAGAAACTCGTCTTACAGTCGCAAGAGGTCATATGACGATAGTCGAGGATACGGTTACTATGAGCATCGAGAGGAAAGAAG GGGACGATCACCACAGCCCCCAgctgaagaggaggaggaagacatTGATGATAAACTCGTGGTTATAGACACCT ATAACTGTGACCTGCATTTCAAAGTGGCTCGTGACAGATACAGCGGTTACCCTCTGACCATTGAGGGTTTTGCCTTCCTGTGGTCAGGTGCTCGAGCCACTTATGGTGTTACCAAAGGACGTGTGTGCTTTGAAATGAAG ATAAATGAGGAAATCTCAGTAAAGCACCTTCCTAGCTCTGAGCCTGACCCTCATGTGGTGAGAATCGGATGGTCCTTGGATACATGCAACACTCAACTCG gcGAAGAGCCCTTCTCTTATGGGTATGGAGGAACTGGCAAGAAGTCCTCCAACTGTAAATTTGAAGACTATGGGGAAAAGTTCAGTGAAAATGATATCATTGGCTGCTATATT GACTTTGAAAGCGGTGATGAAGTAGAGATGGCATTCTCCAAGAATGGCAAGTCGCTGGGCCCATGTTTCCATGTCTCTCGAGAGGATCTGGCCGGACGTGCTCTTTTCCCACATGTATTGGTGAAGAACTGTGCCATAGAATTCAACTTTGGACAGCGAGAGGAGCCCTTCTTCCCCAAGCCAGAAGGCTTCACCTTCATTCAGGATCTTAACCTGGATGACCGAGTCAGAGGGACACTGGGACCTGCCAATAAAACTGATTGCGAG ATCTTGATGATGGTTGGTTTGCCTGGAAGTGGAAAAACTACCTGGGCCCTAAAATATGCTGCAGAGAACCCAGACAAGAAGTACAACATCCTGGGCACAAATGCTATCATGGATAAGATGAAG GTCATGGGACTCCGTCGGCAGCGCAACTATGCCGGACGCTGGGACGTGCTTATTCAGCAGGCTACGCAGTGTCTCAACAGACTCATCCAGATCGCTGCCCGCAAGAAGCGCAACTACATCCTGGACCAG ACAAATGTATATGGATCAGCCCAGAGACGAAAAATGCGTCCTTTTGAAGGTTTTCAACGCAAGGCTATTGTAATTTGTCCCACGGATGAGGATTTAAAAGAGCGAACGTTAAAGCGAACTGATGAGGAAGGGAAGGATGTTCCCGATCATGCTGTGTTAGAAATGAAAG CGAACTATGTTCTGCCCGAGGCCGGCGAGTTCCTGGATGAGGTGCGATTCGTAGAGCTTCAGCGGGAAGAAGCCGACGCCCTCATCAAGACGTACAACGAAGAAGGCCGTAAAGCAGGCCCTCCCCCGGAGAAGCGATTTGATAACCGCCAGGGTGGTTTCCGTGGCCGTAGCAACTTCCAGCGTTATGACAATCGTAGTGGACCTCAGGGTAGTAGAGGTGGCTACCAGAACCGAGGCGGCTCTGGAAGTGGAGGCTTCCGAGGAGGAG GATACAACCGTGGAGGCTACAACCAGAACCGCTGGGGATCAAACTACAGGGATGGAGGCTCAGGAGGCCGTGGTGGTGGATACAACCGCAACCAGCAGTCTGGAAGCAGTTACAACCACAACCGTCAGGGCTCCTACAACAAGAGTAGCTCTGGAGCAAGTGCAGGCTACAGCCAATCACAG CCTCAGTCTTACAATCAAAGCTACACCCAGCCCTACAACCAGAGCAACTACAGCCAAGGGTACAACTATGGCAACTACAGTCAGTACCCAGCATACAGCCAGAGCTACAGTCAAACTCCAGCGCCCACACAACAGACCTAcaaccagcagcagcagcagcagcaacagcagcagcagagcTACAATCAGCAGTACCAGCAG TACGCTCAGCAGTGGCAACAGTACTACCAGAACCAGAGCCAGTGGAACCAGTACTATAACCAATACGGCAATTACGGCAACTACCAGCAGGGCGCCCAAGGCAGCCAGGGTGCTCAGGGAACACAGTAG
- the im:7138535 gene encoding protein FAM98B, whose amino-acid sequence MERDTGAIALIKALGYNSRECLKKCKCDELPCPLLTWLVSELRKSVPDVPARRVGGAVLFGELREVLKEMSCPQNALVSEHLSPLLLFRVTEYLVSELMAVRMLTYRESHPEDADHTGETNGKEQRKRNSLTTGGEDERQEISQVEEDKTNWKEVNKHLAELFQTLGLEKDSQMSKACAEVESRLTSLPEGEFPEALLNAKLNSEQWKKISDINRALCKDYECRRQMMIKRFYVTLQSFAWGERAMERSAVLSSMPPFSPSPESSISIAMLLATREDESRIRPVKAGPSTAVHKVQMGSVPDRGGRPGEIEPPMPSFTGRSEGGGGGQYRKRRREYSGKKKKNKEN is encoded by the exons ATGGAGAGAGATACTGGCGCAATCGCTTTAATTAAAGCTCTGGG GTATAACAGCAGAGAGTGCCTGAAGAAATGTAAATGTGACGAATTGCCTTGCCCTTTGCTCACCTGGTTGGTCTCAGAGTTAAGAAAAAGTGTTCCTGATGTGCCAG CACGGAGAGTTGGTGGTGCAGTTCTGTTCGGGGAGTTGAGGGAGGTGCTGAAGGAGATGTCCTGTCCTCAAAATGCACTTGTATCCGAGCACCTTAGCCCACTTCTGTTGTTCAGAGTGACCG AGTATTTGGTGTCCGAGCTGATGGCAGTGCGTATGCTGACGTACAGAGAGAGTCACCCAGAAGATGCAGATCACACCGGTGAGACAAATGGCAAAGAGCAAAGAAAACGGAACAGTCTTACTACTGGCGGCGAAGATGAGCGTCAGGAAATCAGTCAAGTGGAAGAGGATAAAACTAACTGGAAAGAAGTAAATAAGCATCTGGCAGAGCTGTTCCAGACTCTTGGCTTAGAAAAAGACTCTCAGATGAGCAAAGCTTGTGCAGAG GTGGAGTCACGGCTGACATCACTTCCAGAAGGTGAATTTCCAGAAGCGTTACTGAATGCAAAACTGAACTCTGAGCAATGG AAAAAGATTAGTGACATCAACAGAGCTCTCTGTAAGGATTATGAGTGTCGGCGCCAAATGATGATCAAGCGTTTTTATGTCACGCTACAATCCTTTGCTTGGGGAGAAAGGGCAATG GAGCGCAGTGCTGTGCTTTCTTCCATGCCACCCTTTTCACCTTCTCCTGAGTCCTCCATCTCCATTGCTATGCTGTTGGCGACCAGAGAGGACGAGTCTCGCATTAGGCCAGTTAAAGCAGGGCCTTCAACAGCTGTTCACAAG GTACAAATGGGCAGCGTCCCAGACAGAGGGGGACGTCCAGGAGAGATTGAGCCACCGATGCCCAGCTTCACTGGCCGCAGTGAGGGGGGAGGTGGGGGTCAGTATAGAAAGAGAAGGCGAGAATATTCaggaaagaagaagaaaaataaagaaaactag